A genomic window from Alkalihalobacillus sp. AL-G includes:
- a CDS encoding peptidylprolyl isomerase, translating into MKKGSIEFENGEKVLIEFYPEEAPNTVANFEKLANEGFYNGLTFHRVIPGFVSQGGCPEGTGTSGPGYTIDCETEGNPHKHVPGALSMAHAGKNTGGSQFFIVHENQPHLDGVHTVFGQVTEGLDSALRTQNGDVMKEVKVWEE; encoded by the coding sequence ATGAAAAAAGGTAGTATTGAATTTGAAAATGGCGAAAAAGTTCTGATCGAGTTTTATCCTGAAGAAGCACCCAATACAGTTGCGAACTTTGAAAAATTAGCGAACGAAGGTTTTTATAATGGGCTGACATTCCATCGGGTCATTCCTGGTTTCGTATCACAAGGTGGGTGCCCTGAAGGAACAGGGACTTCCGGGCCAGGCTACACGATCGATTGTGAAACAGAAGGAAATCCACACAAGCATGTTCCAGGAGCATTATCAATGGCGCATGCTGGAAAGAACACAGGTGGAAGCCAGTTTTTCATCGTTCACGAAAACCAGCCGCACCTTGATGGAGTACATACAGTATTCGGTCAAGTTACAGAAGGTTTGGATTCCGCTTTACGTACACAAAACGGCGATGTCATGAAAGAAGTCAAAGTTTGGGAAGAATAA
- a CDS encoding stage V sporulation protein AB encodes MTIKILIILLFGLGGGLAVGAGFVAILTVFGIIPRLMQITKTYAHIRGYEIGIISGVLFSSWYGLRDMSIQSAPLLLIPIGIACGTFVGMLAAALTEVLNVLPILMKRVGFKEQLLVLLMAIVFGKLLGSLFHWVFFVKL; translated from the coding sequence ATGACGATTAAAATCCTCATTATCTTATTATTTGGACTTGGAGGAGGTTTAGCAGTTGGAGCTGGCTTTGTTGCAATTCTAACTGTATTTGGTATCATACCGCGTTTGATGCAGATTACGAAAACATACGCCCACATCCGCGGGTATGAAATAGGCATCATTTCTGGTGTGCTATTTTCAAGCTGGTATGGTCTCAGGGATATGTCGATTCAAAGTGCACCGCTATTGTTAATTCCGATTGGTATTGCCTGTGGAACGTTTGTCGGGATGCTTGCTGCAGCTTTAACGGAGGTGCTGAACGTACTTCCGATTTTAATGAAAAGAGTCGGATTTAAAGAGCAATTACTTGTTCTATTAATGGCGATCGTATTCGGCAAATTGTTAGGGTCCCTTTTTCATTGGGTCTTTTTTGTAAAACTTTAA
- the spoVAC gene encoding stage V sporulation protein AC — protein MSKQQLSSEQQEYKEKIKPLQPKPPYVVNVLKAFLVGGLICAIGQAISNFYIAFFDFNETTAGNPTVATLILIASLLTGMGVYDKIGQFGGAGSIVPVTGFANAVTSAALEHKSEGLVLGVATNLFKLAGAVIVFGAVAAYIVGMIRYVFQMFL, from the coding sequence ATGAGTAAACAACAGCTGTCATCAGAACAACAAGAATATAAAGAAAAGATCAAACCACTTCAGCCTAAACCACCGTATGTAGTGAATGTCCTGAAAGCATTTTTGGTTGGTGGCTTGATCTGTGCGATTGGACAAGCAATTTCTAACTTCTATATCGCATTCTTTGATTTTAACGAAACGACCGCAGGAAATCCAACGGTTGCAACCCTTATTTTAATCGCCTCACTTTTGACGGGAATGGGTGTTTATGACAAGATCGGCCAATTTGGAGGAGCGGGATCCATCGTACCTGTTACTGGATTTGCAAATGCAGTTACAAGTGCGGCATTAGAACATAAAAGCGAGGGACTTGTCCTTGGGGTCGCTACCAATTTATTTAAACTAGCTGGTGCAGTGATTGTATTTGGTGCAGTAGCGGCTTATATCGTAGGAATGATTCGCTATGTATTTCAAATGTTTCTATGA
- a CDS encoding D-alanyl-D-alanine carboxypeptidase family protein, producing MKRVFTSLMAVAISMSILSPAAFAREQDNGMKLAEQSSSAILIERDTGTVLFEKNSDEKLPPASMTKVMTMILIMEALNKEKITLKDKVRASEYAASMGGSQIFLEAGEVMAVEDLLKGVALASGNDASVALGEHIAGTNAAFVKMMNEKAKDLGLKNTHFENATGLPAENHYSTARDMALMAKELLKYEQITKYTGKYEDYLRENTDKKFWLVNTNKLVKFYPGVDGLKTGYTHEAKYCLTATAEKNDMRVIAVVMGAPTTKARNTQISQMLDYAFANYATEQIYERNQIIDEVPVQKGVTKTVHLATSETVSVLMKKGDEKLKLETEIKVKKNLNTPIKKGDVLGTLVVKNNGKAVMNTPLVASEKVPAASLWGMFKRTVGHFSQTP from the coding sequence ATGAAACGCGTTTTTACAAGTTTGATGGCTGTTGCAATCTCAATGTCTATTTTATCACCCGCAGCCTTTGCCAGAGAACAGGATAATGGTATGAAACTGGCAGAACAATCTTCTTCTGCCATTTTAATTGAGCGTGATACAGGTACGGTTCTATTTGAGAAAAATTCTGATGAAAAGCTTCCTCCTGCAAGCATGACAAAAGTAATGACGATGATTTTAATTATGGAAGCCTTAAATAAAGAAAAAATTACGTTGAAAGATAAAGTAAGAGCGAGTGAATACGCTGCTTCGATGGGAGGTTCTCAGATCTTTTTAGAAGCTGGGGAGGTAATGGCCGTCGAGGACTTGCTGAAGGGGGTAGCCCTTGCTTCAGGTAACGACGCGTCCGTGGCCCTCGGAGAACATATTGCTGGCACGAACGCAGCGTTTGTAAAAATGATGAATGAAAAGGCCAAAGATCTAGGATTGAAAAATACACATTTTGAGAATGCTACTGGACTGCCGGCAGAAAATCACTATAGTACTGCACGAGATATGGCTCTTATGGCTAAAGAATTACTTAAGTATGAACAGATTACGAAATATACAGGAAAATATGAAGACTACTTAAGAGAAAACACAGATAAAAAGTTTTGGCTTGTCAACACGAACAAGCTTGTTAAATTTTATCCTGGAGTCGATGGTTTAAAAACCGGATACACCCATGAAGCAAAATATTGTTTGACTGCAACTGCAGAAAAAAATGATATGCGGGTCATTGCAGTCGTGATGGGTGCACCAACAACAAAAGCACGAAATACACAAATTTCACAAATGCTTGATTATGCTTTTGCGAATTATGCAACAGAACAAATATATGAACGAAATCAAATTATCGATGAAGTACCTGTCCAAAAGGGAGTAACGAAAACCGTCCATCTTGCCACGTCAGAAACGGTCTCGGTATTGATGAAAAAGGGAGATGAGAAGTTAAAATTAGAAACCGAGATAAAAGTGAAGAAAAACTTAAATACTCCAATTAAAAAGGGGGATGTTCTTGGTACACTTGTTGTAAAAAACAATGGGAAAGCTGTAATGAACACACCACTCGTAGCATCGGAAAAAGTACCTGCAGCATCCTTGTGGGGAATGTTTAAACGCACGGTTGGACATTTTTCTCAAACACCTTAA
- the spoIIAA gene encoding anti-sigma F factor antagonist: MSLNVKLETKERVLCIRLSGDLDHHSAEQLRTEVDQTIEKHQIHHIILNLESLSFMDSSGLGVILGRYKLIKSQGGEMVVCSISPSVKRLFEMSGMFKIIRLENSEQEALQTLGVA; this comes from the coding sequence GTGAGTCTCAACGTAAAGCTTGAAACAAAAGAACGTGTTTTATGTATTCGATTATCCGGTGATTTAGACCACCATAGCGCAGAGCAATTGCGAACAGAAGTTGATCAGACCATTGAAAAGCATCAGATCCATCATATTATTTTGAATTTAGAATCTCTGTCTTTTATGGATAGTTCAGGATTAGGAGTAATCCTTGGACGATATAAATTGATCAAAAGCCAGGGAGGAGAAATGGTAGTATGTTCGATCTCCCCTTCTGTAAAAAGACTGTTTGAGATGTCTGGAATGTTTAAAATTATCCGTCTTGAGAACAGTGAACAAGAAGCATTGCAAACGCTGGGGGTGGCGTAA
- a CDS encoding stage V sporulation protein AA, translating into MDVEILYLRMRHRLFVSPDQKVRIKDVAQLVGPDDITSTIGQLVIHKITVHDKTIVIIDLMKVLRRLREFKPDLEVQTVGPPQTIIEVQYPKSKITGIYFVIVWVLLFIGSGLAIMNFHEDVSMQMVHQKIYYIITGKQNDYPLLLQIPYSLGLGLGMVLFFNHIFKKRFNEEPSPLEVEMFNYQQDLDQYVIMNENKENEKKANDD; encoded by the coding sequence TTGGACGTCGAAATTCTGTATTTACGGATGCGGCATCGCTTATTCGTTTCTCCAGATCAAAAGGTTCGGATTAAAGACGTTGCACAACTCGTAGGTCCGGATGACATCACCTCAACTATCGGCCAACTTGTCATTCATAAAATTACCGTCCATGACAAAACAATCGTTATTATCGACTTAATGAAGGTGTTAAGACGTTTAAGAGAATTCAAACCCGACCTTGAGGTCCAAACAGTTGGTCCTCCTCAAACGATAATTGAAGTTCAGTATCCGAAGTCAAAAATCACTGGTATCTATTTTGTCATCGTTTGGGTGTTGTTATTTATTGGTTCAGGATTAGCAATCATGAACTTCCATGAAGATGTCAGTATGCAGATGGTCCATCAGAAAATTTACTACATTATTACAGGTAAACAAAACGATTACCCATTATTATTGCAAATACCATACTCTTTGGGGCTTGGCCTCGGCATGGTCCTTTTCTTTAATCACATCTTCAAAAAGCGATTTAATGAGGAACCAAGTCCCTTAGAGGTAGAAATGTTCAATTATCAACAAGACCTGGACCAGTACGTCATTATGAATGAAAACAAAGAAAACGAGAAGAAAGCCAATGACGATTAA
- a CDS encoding stage V sporulation protein AE: MKKRVIIITDGDLYALKAVQHVAEKIGGRCISLSWGNPSRLTGEHLVSMILSTPYDPVLVMFDDCGYRGEGPGEQAMRAVSNHSDIEIIGAIAVASKTHLAEWTRVDVSIDRFGELSEYGVDKSGLPDLELGRIDGDTVYILDQLDIPITIGVGDIGKMAGRDTPEKGAPITQKAVELILERSRNYASEKRKNTDS, encoded by the coding sequence GTGAAAAAGCGTGTCATCATTATTACGGATGGAGATCTATATGCACTGAAAGCAGTCCAGCATGTTGCAGAGAAGATCGGTGGACGTTGTATTTCCCTGTCTTGGGGAAATCCATCCAGATTAACTGGAGAACATCTAGTTTCGATGATCCTTTCAACGCCTTACGATCCAGTACTCGTTATGTTTGACGATTGTGGTTATCGTGGTGAAGGACCAGGTGAGCAAGCAATGAGGGCAGTTTCCAATCATTCTGATATTGAGATTATCGGTGCGATCGCAGTTGCATCTAAAACACATCTGGCAGAATGGACACGTGTTGATGTAAGCATCGATCGGTTTGGGGAGCTGTCCGAATATGGTGTAGATAAAAGTGGACTCCCTGATTTGGAGCTCGGTCGAATCGACGGTGATACGGTTTATATTCTCGATCAGCTTGACATCCCCATCACGATAGGTGTAGGTGATATCGGAAAGATGGCAGGTCGGGATACCCCTGAAAAAGGGGCTCCAATCACACAAAAAGCAGTAGAACTCATCCTGGAAAGGAGTCGTAACTATGCATCCGAAAAAAGAAAAAACACCGATTCATAA
- the sigF gene encoding RNA polymerase sporulation sigma factor SigF: MDLDVKQNQKNTYLNDSEMKQLIKQSQDGDQTARDTIVEKNMRLVWSVVQRFLNRGYEPDDLFQIGSIGLLKSVDKFDLSYDVKFSTYAVPMIIGEIQRFIRDDGTVKVSRSLKELGNKVRKARDELSKEYGRNPTVTEIADRLDISPEEVVMAQEAVRAPSSIHETVYENDGDPITLLDQIADQGESKWFDQIALKEAIQSLNERERLIVYLRYYKDQTQSEVASRLGISQVQVSRLEKKILQEMKSQMDG; the protein is encoded by the coding sequence ATGGATTTGGACGTTAAACAAAATCAGAAAAACACGTATCTGAATGACTCTGAAATGAAACAATTGATCAAACAAAGTCAGGATGGTGATCAAACCGCTAGAGATACAATTGTTGAGAAGAACATGCGATTAGTTTGGTCTGTTGTTCAGCGCTTCCTTAATAGGGGTTATGAACCAGATGATCTTTTTCAAATCGGAAGTATCGGGCTCTTAAAATCTGTTGATAAGTTTGATTTAAGCTATGACGTGAAGTTTTCGACTTATGCAGTTCCGATGATCATAGGCGAAATCCAACGGTTTATTCGCGATGATGGGACGGTTAAGGTCAGCCGATCTTTGAAGGAGCTTGGAAATAAGGTCCGAAAAGCCAGGGACGAACTGTCAAAGGAATATGGTCGAAATCCGACAGTTACGGAGATTGCCGATCGACTCGATATTAGCCCGGAAGAAGTCGTAATGGCTCAGGAGGCGGTTCGGGCACCTTCCTCTATCCATGAAACCGTCTATGAAAATGACGGAGATCCGATTACACTATTGGACCAAATTGCAGATCAAGGTGAATCGAAATGGTTTGATCAAATTGCGTTAAAGGAAGCGATCCAGTCTTTGAACGAACGGGAGCGACTAATCGTTTACTTACGTTATTACAAGGATCAAACCCAATCAGAAGTAGCATCGCGGCTTGGTATATCCCAGGTACAAGTATCGAGGCTGGAAAAGAAAATATTACAAGAAATGAAAAGCCAGATGGACGGTTAG
- the lysA gene encoding diaminopimelate decarboxylase translates to MNFLGSGSINERGHLEIGGVDTTNLAKEFGTPLYVYDVRKIRSQARSFKSAFHSQEVEAKIAYASKAFSCIAMVQLVDEEELFLDVVSGGELYTALRAGFPAEKIHFHGNNKSIEELEVAVREDVGCIVVDNFHEIDCLTLIGQQLKKKVPILLRVTPGIHAHTHDYILTGQEDSKFGFDLMSQQADQALGEAVSSRYLDVLGVHCHIGSQIFETQGFIKAIQKVFESLGRWSKDVGFIPRVVNLGGGFGIPYTTEDKSLSIEKMVEELISEVKKQVAFHSFPMPEIWIEPGRSLVGEAGTTLYTIGSEKRIPGIRNYLSVDGGMNDNLRPALYNAKYEAAVANRLGQKNEQTVSIAGKCCESGDMLIWDLNLPKTSHGDILAMFCTGAYGYSMANNYNRLTRPAVVFVENGDAQLVVERERYEDLVRFDRSLRKSVVTGG, encoded by the coding sequence ATGAATTTTTTAGGATCAGGATCAATAAACGAACGTGGGCACCTAGAAATCGGAGGTGTCGACACCACCAATCTGGCAAAGGAATTTGGAACACCGCTTTATGTATATGACGTCCGTAAGATTCGTTCTCAAGCAAGGTCTTTTAAGTCAGCCTTTCACTCTCAAGAAGTTGAGGCCAAGATCGCCTACGCGAGCAAAGCGTTTTCCTGTATCGCAATGGTCCAGCTGGTGGACGAGGAGGAATTGTTCCTTGATGTCGTGTCTGGTGGTGAATTATACACAGCGTTACGCGCTGGGTTTCCTGCTGAAAAGATTCACTTTCATGGAAACAATAAGAGCATTGAAGAACTTGAGGTAGCAGTACGTGAAGATGTTGGATGTATTGTTGTCGATAATTTTCATGAAATCGATTGCTTAACCTTGATCGGACAACAGCTTAAGAAAAAGGTTCCGATTTTACTCAGGGTCACACCGGGTATCCATGCACATACACACGACTATATTTTAACGGGTCAAGAGGATTCTAAATTCGGGTTTGACCTAATGAGTCAACAAGCTGATCAAGCATTAGGGGAAGCCGTATCTTCTAGGTATTTAGATGTTCTCGGTGTACATTGTCACATTGGTTCGCAGATTTTTGAAACACAAGGCTTCATAAAGGCGATTCAAAAAGTATTTGAAAGTTTGGGACGTTGGTCAAAGGATGTAGGTTTTATTCCACGTGTCGTTAACCTTGGCGGAGGATTCGGCATTCCATATACGACTGAGGATAAAAGCCTTTCCATTGAAAAAATGGTGGAAGAGCTCATTTCTGAAGTGAAGAAGCAAGTCGCTTTCCATTCGTTTCCGATGCCAGAGATCTGGATTGAGCCTGGACGTTCGCTTGTTGGTGAAGCTGGAACAACCCTTTATACGATTGGATCTGAAAAAAGGATTCCTGGGATACGAAATTATTTATCTGTTGATGGCGGAATGAACGATAATTTACGGCCGGCGTTATATAACGCAAAGTATGAGGCTGCAGTGGCTAATCGCCTCGGACAAAAAAATGAACAGACCGTATCAATTGCGGGTAAGTGCTGTGAGTCAGGTGATATGCTGATTTGGGACCTTAATTTACCGAAAACATCTCACGGTGATATCTTGGCGATGTTTTGTACAGGTGCTTATGGGTATTCTATGGCAAATAATTATAACCGACTTACGAGGCCAGCGGTCGTCTTTGTAGAAAATGGGGATGCGCAGCTTGTTGTGGAACGGGAACGTTATGAAGATCTAGTCCGCTTCGATCGATCGCTTCGGAAGTCGGTTGTTACAGGGGGCTAA
- the spoIIAB gene encoding anti-sigma F factor, whose amino-acid sequence MKNEMKLEFAARSENESFARVTVASFIAQLDPTVEELTEIKTVVSEAVTNAIIHGYENNSGEMVYIECCLEDGFVELLIRDNGIGIDNLDEARQPLFTTKPELERSGMGFTIMENFMDRVEIETEKSFGTTIRLTKYLTNHKALCN is encoded by the coding sequence ATGAAAAATGAAATGAAATTAGAATTTGCAGCAAGAAGCGAAAATGAATCTTTTGCAAGGGTTACGGTGGCATCATTCATCGCCCAATTGGATCCAACTGTTGAGGAACTTACTGAGATTAAAACGGTAGTATCCGAGGCAGTGACAAATGCGATCATCCATGGATATGAAAATAATTCTGGTGAGATGGTGTATATCGAATGCTGTTTGGAGGATGGTTTTGTTGAATTGCTGATTCGTGACAATGGAATCGGGATCGACAACCTGGACGAAGCCCGACAGCCATTATTTACAACCAAACCTGAGCTTGAACGTTCCGGTATGGGTTTTACGATTATGGAAAATTTTATGGACCGTGTCGAAATTGAAACAGAAAAATCCTTTGGCACCACGATACGCTTAACAAAGTATTTAACTAATCATAAAGCGCTATGTAACTAA
- the spoVAD gene encoding stage V sporulation protein AD produces the protein MKLTGKQTWTFSKELFIVSAGTTVGPEEAAGPLGETYDLTFDELHCGQDNWELAERHLMEQSINICLQKANKQPDEIDLFLSGDLINQTVIANYTARQNQIPFLGMFGACSTSMETLALASALIDGGFAKLVLTASSSHNATAERQFRYPTEYGGQKPDTATYTVTGAGASLVGTEPSPIRITSATIGRVMDLGISDPFDMGSAMAPAAADTIAAHLNDMGRTPKDFDLIVTGDLSAVGTPILKQLLQEKNFDISANHQDCGLLVYRPDQPVFAGGSGCACSAVVTYGHLLEELRLGKLNRILVVATGALMNPMMIQQKETIPTIAHGVVLEASGKGGQG, from the coding sequence ATGAAGCTAACAGGTAAGCAAACATGGACATTTTCAAAAGAATTATTCATTGTCTCAGCGGGAACAACAGTTGGTCCCGAAGAAGCAGCTGGTCCGTTAGGAGAAACATATGATTTAACCTTTGATGAGTTGCATTGTGGCCAAGATAACTGGGAATTGGCTGAAAGGCATTTAATGGAACAATCTATCAACATCTGCTTACAAAAGGCAAATAAACAACCGGATGAAATTGATCTCTTTCTTTCGGGTGATTTGATTAATCAAACTGTCATTGCCAACTACACGGCGAGACAAAACCAAATCCCCTTTCTAGGTATGTTCGGGGCATGTTCGACTTCAATGGAAACACTGGCTTTGGCATCTGCATTGATTGATGGAGGATTTGCTAAGCTCGTATTAACTGCGAGCAGTAGTCATAATGCCACTGCTGAAAGACAGTTTCGTTATCCGACGGAGTATGGTGGGCAAAAGCCTGATACTGCTACATATACCGTTACTGGAGCAGGGGCTTCCCTTGTCGGGACTGAACCGTCACCAATTAGAATCACGAGCGCTACGATCGGTCGTGTAATGGATTTGGGAATTTCAGATCCGTTCGATATGGGATCTGCAATGGCACCAGCAGCTGCGGATACAATCGCAGCACATTTAAATGATATGGGTCGTACGCCAAAAGACTTTGACTTAATTGTAACCGGAGATCTTTCTGCAGTAGGGACGCCGATTCTGAAACAGCTACTGCAGGAGAAGAATTTTGATATTTCTGCGAACCACCAGGATTGCGGATTACTCGTTTATCGACCTGATCAACCTGTTTTTGCAGGAGGAAGTGGTTGTGCTTGTTCGGCAGTCGTCACCTATGGACATTTATTAGAAGAATTACGGCTAGGAAAATTAAATCGAATCTTGGTCGTTGCCACAGGAGCTCTCATGAATCCGATGATGATTCAGCAAAAGGAAACGATACCTACCATTGCACATGGAGTGGTACTTGAGGCTTCTGGTAAAGGGGGGCAGGGGTGA
- a CDS encoding spore germination protein, with protein MHPKKEKTPIHKKISENEALLKDRLGIGKSFDIGVRKLKILNKEVQVYYCTGLCDSGFIIQLLRELMDMDYEYGSSSNTKDVIKNHLAHQQVSTVKSLDEVMDRVLSGLIGVLIDGTNEGFIVDVRSYPGRSPKEPDVEKVVRGSRDGYTENIVENTALTRRRVRDERLRHEIIQIGDRSKTDVCIAYLQDVADPSLVETIRKELTEIRIDGIPMADKTVEEFLVKQGWNPFPLVRYTERPDVAAVHILEGHVLIYVDTSPSIIITPTTFFHHVQHAEEYRQTPMIGAFLRWIRFGGMLTSVLLIPLWLLFVLNENLLPENLDFIGPAKDSNIPIFVQIIFAELGIDVLRMAAIHTPSALSTAMGLIAAVLIGQIAIDVGLFVSEVILYVALAAIGSFSTPSYELSVANKMVRLFLITAVVLFDVPGFVIGLTLVILFLSRIQNLNTPYLWPFIPFNPQALFQVLIRVSVPLSKVRPSIVRPKDNKKQTNAG; from the coding sequence ATGCATCCGAAAAAAGAAAAAACACCGATTCATAAAAAAATTTCAGAAAACGAAGCTTTATTAAAGGATAGGCTTGGGATCGGGAAAAGCTTTGACATAGGTGTACGGAAATTAAAGATTTTGAACAAAGAAGTTCAAGTTTATTACTGTACTGGACTATGTGATAGTGGATTCATCATTCAACTGCTTCGTGAATTGATGGATATGGATTATGAATACGGTTCAAGTTCAAATACGAAGGATGTCATAAAAAACCACCTTGCTCATCAACAAGTTTCAACCGTAAAAAGCTTGGATGAAGTAATGGATCGAGTCCTATCTGGTTTAATCGGAGTGTTGATTGATGGAACTAATGAGGGGTTTATTGTTGATGTCAGAAGTTATCCTGGCCGTTCCCCAAAAGAGCCTGATGTTGAAAAGGTGGTTCGGGGATCACGTGACGGATATACGGAGAACATCGTAGAAAATACGGCTTTGACGAGAAGAAGAGTTCGAGATGAGCGACTTCGACATGAAATAATTCAAATTGGGGATCGATCGAAAACAGATGTATGTATCGCGTACCTGCAGGATGTTGCCGACCCAAGTCTTGTTGAAACGATTCGTAAGGAATTAACCGAAATCCGAATTGATGGGATTCCTATGGCCGATAAAACCGTTGAAGAGTTTCTTGTAAAACAGGGCTGGAACCCGTTTCCGCTGGTTAGATATACGGAACGTCCGGATGTTGCAGCAGTACATATACTCGAAGGACATGTACTTATTTATGTTGATACATCACCAAGTATTATCATCACACCGACAACGTTTTTCCACCACGTACAACATGCAGAGGAGTATCGGCAGACTCCCATGATCGGTGCCTTTCTAAGGTGGATTCGATTTGGCGGTATGTTAACCTCAGTCTTGCTCATACCGCTTTGGTTACTGTTTGTCTTAAATGAAAATTTACTTCCTGAAAATCTTGATTTCATTGGACCAGCTAAAGATTCGAACATCCCGATATTTGTGCAGATCATTTTTGCTGAGCTTGGGATTGATGTTTTGAGGATGGCCGCAATCCATACGCCATCTGCATTATCGACAGCAATGGGACTGATTGCAGCGGTGTTGATCGGACAAATCGCCATCGACGTTGGATTATTTGTGTCAGAAGTCATTCTTTACGTAGCACTTGCTGCCATCGGTTCATTTTCAACTCCAAGCTATGAGTTAAGTGTGGCTAACAAAATGGTCCGGCTCTTCTTAATCACTGCTGTAGTACTGTTTGATGTTCCAGGCTTTGTGATTGGGCTGACACTCGTTATTTTATTCTTGTCGCGTATTCAAAACTTAAACACACCATACTTATGGCCGTTTATTCCCTTTAACCCTCAAGCCTTATTCCAAGTGTTGATACGTGTATCTGTTCCATTATCCAAAGTCCGACCTAGTATTGTTAGACCGAAAGACAATAAGAAACAAACCAATGCCGGATAA
- the spoVAE gene encoding stage V sporulation protein AE encodes MEYLLAFIVGGLICVIGQLLMDFAKLTPAHVTSSFVVAGACLDGFGLYDKLIQFAGAGATVPITSFGHSLLHGAMAEAEQHGFIGIAMGIFQLTSAGISSAILFGFIVAVLFKPKG; translated from the coding sequence ATGGAATATTTACTCGCATTTATTGTTGGTGGATTGATTTGTGTAATTGGTCAATTATTGATGGACTTTGCGAAATTGACACCTGCCCATGTCACCTCAAGCTTTGTCGTTGCTGGAGCATGCCTAGACGGATTCGGGTTATATGACAAACTCATACAGTTTGCCGGTGCTGGTGCAACTGTCCCGATAACAAGTTTTGGTCACTCTTTGCTACATGGAGCGATGGCAGAGGCTGAACAGCATGGTTTTATCGGTATAGCAATGGGGATATTCCAACTAACATCAGCAGGGATATCGTCAGCGATATTGTTTGGATTTATCGTTGCTGTTCTGTTTAAACCAAAGGGATGA